A genomic region of Arvicola amphibius chromosome 7, mArvAmp1.2, whole genome shotgun sequence contains the following coding sequences:
- the C7H9orf50 gene encoding LOW QUALITY PROTEIN: uncharacterized protein C9orf50 homolog (The sequence of the model RefSeq protein was modified relative to this genomic sequence to represent the inferred CDS: deleted 2 bases in 1 codon; substituted 1 base at 1 genomic stop codon), with protein sequence MFWRRPAAGIPAYEPKRCPDGAAPRRSTPLLPRLPTTNVGTGRGAAGTWWQDGGRLPYLSPGVPYGPRGRGTLRGLLLPPLLQSGMARGSGTRGTWQPAARDDPDAVGTLLGEFLPTKFRDFLHQLRAKCAEPEAHREAVGTAVELGREGAGPQXRPSPAHWAFLLFPFFFSSSYSPPAPVPAATSTPQYTKGASEHYLGLRRPSCSFLPDLRDQSLHSEDSFREKPTLGPPRGEFITARKANPPSGEGSRPRRRYCPFRVRFADETLQDTALRYWERNRAVRQNIFPCEQTTLPAVSVSERVLGSVGRWLDSLPRALRPRVQDSMAGSSYWNCPRVSAQEPQVYLSEDATMSSRLPFISRATTQRPRGGLRTFLDTPNTVEQVGQIAPSLVPDAGGQPRQLEPFLPSLVLQSILKRGRPKGYRLLLPSTNRQQAQR encoded by the exons ATGTTCTGGCGCCGGCCTGCAGCGGGGATCCCGGCCTACGAGCCCAAGAGGTGTCCCGACGGGGCCGCCCCACGGCGCTCCACTCCTCTGCTGCCCAGGCTGCCCACGACCAACGTCGGTACCGGGCGAGGCGCAGCCGGCACGTGGTGGCAGGACGGCGGGCGTCTGCCCTACCTGTCCCCTGGGGTCCCGTACGGGCCTCGGGGCCGCGGAACCCTGCGCgggctgctgctgccgccgctgctgcAGTCCGGCATGGCCCGGGGATCGGGGACCCGGGGAACATGGCAGCCCGCGGCCCGCGACGACCCTGACGCCGTGGGCACGCTGCTGGGGGAGTTTCTACCCACCAAGTTCCGCGACTTCCTGCACCAGCTGCGCGCCAAATGCGCGGAGCCGGAGGCGCACCGTGAGGCCGTGGGAACAGCGGTGGAGTTGGGTAGGGAAGGGGCT GGTCCCCAGTGAAGACCGTCCCCAGCTCACTgggctttcctcctcttccccttcttcttttcttcctcctactcTCCCCCCGCCCCAGTCCCCGCAGCAACCTCAACGCCACAGTACACCAAGGGTGCATCAGAGCACTACCTAGGTTTGCGTCGTCCCAGCTGCTCATTCCTCCCAGACCTGCG GGACCAGTCGTTGCACTCAGAGGACAGTTTTAGAGAGAAGCCTACCCTGGGGCCTCCAAGAGGTgaattcataacagccagaaaggCCAACCC CCCCTCTGGAGAAGGCTCGAGGCCTCGCCGGCGCTATTGTCCTTTCCGGGTGAGATTTGCCGACGAGACCCTGCAGGATACAGCACTCCGCTACTGGGAACGCAACCGTGCAG tCCGGCAGAACATCTTTCCATGTGAGCAGACGACTTTGCCTGCAGTGTCTGTGTCAGAGCGGGTGCTTGGGAGTGTTGGGAGATGGCTGGACAGTCTGCCCAGAGCCCTGCGTCCCAGGGTCCAAGACAGTATGGCCGGCTCCTCATACTGGAACTGCCCCCGAGT GTCAGCTCAGGAACCACAGGTCTACCTTTCTGAAGATGCCACCATGAGCAGCCGTCTACCCTTCATCTCCAGGGCCACCACCCAAAGGCCACGGGGAGGCCTCAGGACCTTCCTGGACACCCCTAACACTGTGGAGCAGGTGGGGCAAATTGCCCCGTCCCTGGTGCCAGACGCTGGTGGGCAGCCCAGGCAGCTG GAGCCCTTTCTGCCCAGTTTGGTGCTGCAATCCATCCTGAAGCGAGGCCGCCCTAAGGGCTACCGGCTCCTCCTGCCATCCACAAACCGGCAGCAGGCTCAGAGGTGA